The proteins below are encoded in one region of Oryzias melastigma strain HK-1 linkage group LG9, ASM292280v2, whole genome shotgun sequence:
- the mthfd2l gene encoding probable bifunctional methylenetetrahydrofolate dehydrogenase/cyclohydrolase 2 isoform X2, with translation MAANTSPLRSSFRICSPFNVNYRCHRAVLRPHRKHDSPRRHFHQSTIRHAAVVFSGAELARKLHREIQRDVEELVSQGNVRPHLGVVLVGDDPASRTYVRNKTRAASILGISSDTVVLPSSVSQEKLLELIDKMNRDWKVSGLLVQLPLPEHINERAVCNAIAPEKDVDGFHIVNIGKLCLDQRSMIPATPAAVWEIIKRAGIETAGKNVLVAGRSKNVGMPIAMLLHSDRIHERPGGDATVTIAHRRTPRERLKELTNLADIIVAAAGVPGLITADMVKEGAAVIDVGINRIQDPKTGKVRLVGDVDFEGVKDKAGFITPVPGGVGPMTVAMLMKNTVTAARNALMH, from the exons ATGGCGGCCAACACTTCACCGCTACGCTCCTCCTTCAGGATTTGCAGTCCGTTTAACGTAAACTACCGCTGCCACCGGGCCGTCCTGCGGCCGCACAGGAAGCACGACAGTCCGCGGAGACATTTCCACCAGTCTACGATCAG GCATGCAGCGGTGGTGTTTTCTGGAGCAGAGTTGGCTCGTAAGCTCCACAGGGAGATCCAGCGTGATGTGGAGGAGCTGGTGTCTCAGGGTAATGTGAGACCTCACCTGGGAGTGGTTTTAGTCGGAGACGACCCCGCCAGTCGCACCTATGTTAGGAACAAGACTCGGGCAGCCAGCATCCTGG GTATTTCCAGCGACACGGTGGTTCTGCCGAGCTCAGTGTCGCAGGAGAAGCTGCTGGAACTGATCGACAAGATGAACCGCGACTGGAAGGTCAGCGGCCTGTTGGTCCAGCTGCCGCTTCCTG AGCACATCAACGAGCGAGCCGTCTGCAACGCCATCGCTCCAGAGAAGGACGTTGACGGCTTCCATATCGTAAACATTGGAAAGTTGTGCTTGGATCAGAGATCCATGATTCCTGCCACACCGGCAGCTGTCTGGGAGATCATCAAAAGAGCAG GCATTGAAACGGCGGGAAAAAATGTCCTGGTGGCAGGTCGCTCCAAAAACGTTGGAATGCCCATCGCAATGTTGCTGCACAGCGATCGCATCCACGAAAGGCCTGGAG GTGACGCGACAGTTACCATCGCCCACAGGAGAACGCCAAGGGAACGTCTCAAAGAGCTAACGAATCTGGCTGATATCATTGTTGCAGCCGCAG GAGTTCCTGGACTGATCACAGCCGATATGGTGAAAGAGGGGGCAGCTGTCATTGACGTAGGCATAAACCGCATCCAGGATCCAAAAACGGGGAAAGTCCGGCTCGTCGGCGACGTCGACTTTGAAG GAGTGAAGGACAAGGCGGGTTTCATCACGCCGGTTCCTGGAGGCGTGGGTCCGATGACTGTGGCCATGCTGATGAAGAATACTGTGACTGCTGCCAGGAATGCTCTAATGCATTAA
- the mthfd2l gene encoding probable bifunctional methylenetetrahydrofolate dehydrogenase/cyclohydrolase 2 isoform X1 produces MAANTSPLRSSFRICSPFNVNYRCHRAVLRPHRKHDSPRRHFHQSTIRHAAVVFSGAELARKLHREIQRDVEELVSQGNVRPHLGVVLVGDDPASRTYVRNKTRAASILGISSDTVVLPSSVSQEKLLELIDKMNRDWKVSGLLVQLPLPEHINERAVCNAIAPEKDVDGFHIVNIGKLCLDQRSMIPATPAAVWEIIKRAGIETAGKNVLVAGRSKNVGMPIAMLLHSDRIHERPGGTGGRICKYGDLHPCLTSHPHGQSDATVTIAHRRTPRERLKELTNLADIIVAAAGVPGLITADMVKEGAAVIDVGINRIQDPKTGKVRLVGDVDFEGVKDKAGFITPVPGGVGPMTVAMLMKNTVTAARNALMH; encoded by the exons ATGGCGGCCAACACTTCACCGCTACGCTCCTCCTTCAGGATTTGCAGTCCGTTTAACGTAAACTACCGCTGCCACCGGGCCGTCCTGCGGCCGCACAGGAAGCACGACAGTCCGCGGAGACATTTCCACCAGTCTACGATCAG GCATGCAGCGGTGGTGTTTTCTGGAGCAGAGTTGGCTCGTAAGCTCCACAGGGAGATCCAGCGTGATGTGGAGGAGCTGGTGTCTCAGGGTAATGTGAGACCTCACCTGGGAGTGGTTTTAGTCGGAGACGACCCCGCCAGTCGCACCTATGTTAGGAACAAGACTCGGGCAGCCAGCATCCTGG GTATTTCCAGCGACACGGTGGTTCTGCCGAGCTCAGTGTCGCAGGAGAAGCTGCTGGAACTGATCGACAAGATGAACCGCGACTGGAAGGTCAGCGGCCTGTTGGTCCAGCTGCCGCTTCCTG AGCACATCAACGAGCGAGCCGTCTGCAACGCCATCGCTCCAGAGAAGGACGTTGACGGCTTCCATATCGTAAACATTGGAAAGTTGTGCTTGGATCAGAGATCCATGATTCCTGCCACACCGGCAGCTGTCTGGGAGATCATCAAAAGAGCAG GCATTGAAACGGCGGGAAAAAATGTCCTGGTGGCAGGTCGCTCCAAAAACGTTGGAATGCCCATCGCAATGTTGCTGCACAGCGATCGCATCCACGAAAGGCCTGGAG GGACTGGAGGCAGAATCTGCAAATACGGAGACCTCCATCCCTGTCTCACCTCCCACCCCCACGGCCAAA GTGACGCGACAGTTACCATCGCCCACAGGAGAACGCCAAGGGAACGTCTCAAAGAGCTAACGAATCTGGCTGATATCATTGTTGCAGCCGCAG GAGTTCCTGGACTGATCACAGCCGATATGGTGAAAGAGGGGGCAGCTGTCATTGACGTAGGCATAAACCGCATCCAGGATCCAAAAACGGGGAAAGTCCGGCTCGTCGGCGACGTCGACTTTGAAG GAGTGAAGGACAAGGCGGGTTTCATCACGCCGGTTCCTGGAGGCGTGGGTCCGATGACTGTGGCCATGCTGATGAAGAATACTGTGACTGCTGCCAGGAATGCTCTAATGCATTAA
- the mthfd2l gene encoding probable bifunctional methylenetetrahydrofolate dehydrogenase/cyclohydrolase 2 isoform X3, with product MRRRRRRHAAVVFSGAELARKLHREIQRDVEELVSQGNVRPHLGVVLVGDDPASRTYVRNKTRAASILGISSDTVVLPSSVSQEKLLELIDKMNRDWKVSGLLVQLPLPEHINERAVCNAIAPEKDVDGFHIVNIGKLCLDQRSMIPATPAAVWEIIKRAGIETAGKNVLVAGRSKNVGMPIAMLLHSDRIHERPGGTGGRICKYGDLHPCLTSHPHGQSDATVTIAHRRTPRERLKELTNLADIIVAAAGVPGLITADMVKEGAAVIDVGINRIQDPKTGKVRLVGDVDFEGVKDKAGFITPVPGGVGPMTVAMLMKNTVTAARNALMH from the exons ATGCGCCGGAGAAGGAGGCG GCATGCAGCGGTGGTGTTTTCTGGAGCAGAGTTGGCTCGTAAGCTCCACAGGGAGATCCAGCGTGATGTGGAGGAGCTGGTGTCTCAGGGTAATGTGAGACCTCACCTGGGAGTGGTTTTAGTCGGAGACGACCCCGCCAGTCGCACCTATGTTAGGAACAAGACTCGGGCAGCCAGCATCCTGG GTATTTCCAGCGACACGGTGGTTCTGCCGAGCTCAGTGTCGCAGGAGAAGCTGCTGGAACTGATCGACAAGATGAACCGCGACTGGAAGGTCAGCGGCCTGTTGGTCCAGCTGCCGCTTCCTG AGCACATCAACGAGCGAGCCGTCTGCAACGCCATCGCTCCAGAGAAGGACGTTGACGGCTTCCATATCGTAAACATTGGAAAGTTGTGCTTGGATCAGAGATCCATGATTCCTGCCACACCGGCAGCTGTCTGGGAGATCATCAAAAGAGCAG GCATTGAAACGGCGGGAAAAAATGTCCTGGTGGCAGGTCGCTCCAAAAACGTTGGAATGCCCATCGCAATGTTGCTGCACAGCGATCGCATCCACGAAAGGCCTGGAG GGACTGGAGGCAGAATCTGCAAATACGGAGACCTCCATCCCTGTCTCACCTCCCACCCCCACGGCCAAA GTGACGCGACAGTTACCATCGCCCACAGGAGAACGCCAAGGGAACGTCTCAAAGAGCTAACGAATCTGGCTGATATCATTGTTGCAGCCGCAG GAGTTCCTGGACTGATCACAGCCGATATGGTGAAAGAGGGGGCAGCTGTCATTGACGTAGGCATAAACCGCATCCAGGATCCAAAAACGGGGAAAGTCCGGCTCGTCGGCGACGTCGACTTTGAAG GAGTGAAGGACAAGGCGGGTTTCATCACGCCGGTTCCTGGAGGCGTGGGTCCGATGACTGTGGCCATGCTGATGAAGAATACTGTGACTGCTGCCAGGAATGCTCTAATGCATTAA
- the LOC112148660 gene encoding protransforming growth factor alpha → MLTQRRKNVEMVLLSAGMILLLVITPGRCAMLSTQSVTSPPVVNSSLSPQTENSSSVEPEVSISHRPCHSKDEGFCGNGGQCIYPQDSQRPACICKASFAGQRCMYPIGSGGRSEPELEKVIAIVCGVAMIIFTLMLVVYCCVRKRCTKSTPLLKSTSMSLI, encoded by the exons ATGTTGacacaaagaaggaaaaacgtGGAAATGG TTCTCCTCTCAGCAGGGATGATTTTGCTTCTCGTCATCACACCGGGGCGATGTGCCATGCTGAGCACCCAGTCTGTTACAAGTCCCCCAGTTGTGAACTCATCCCTGAGtccacaaacagaaaaca GCAGCAGTGTGGAACCTGAAGTCAGCATCTCACACAGACCGTGCCACAGTAAAGATGAGGGCTTCTGTGGAAACGGCGGTCAGTGCATCTACCCCCAAGACAGCCAGAGGCCGGCCTGCAT CTGCAAAGCGTCGTTCGCGGGCCAACGCTGCATGTACCCCATTGGATCGGGAGGTCGCTCTGAGCCCGAGCTGGAGAAAGTGATCGCCATCGTTTGTGGGGTAGCCATGATCATCTTCACCCTGATGCTTGTCGTTTACTGCTGTGTCCGTAAGAG gtgTACAAAATCAACACCACTCCTAAAGTCTACATCCATGAGTTTGATTTGA
- the LOC112148513 gene encoding proepiregulin, translated as MGICRLSALLSLIGGVLFILPHCLGKNVPIRLQSGDNSSLSEGKGEGRPRVTRSEVACDSGFDEFCMNNGKCMFLVDLNERHCQCDIGFSGPRCINPDMVRQKMAGEEIVLIVFCVGLLLIGLAGALYFFFKWYKKNKFPRQQKRQGYRGVQLV; from the exons ATGGGGATCTGCAGACTCTCAGCGCTGCTATCACTGATCG GAGgcgttttgtttattttacctCATTGTCTTGGGAAAAATGTCCCGATCAGACTGCAAAGTGGAGACAACTCCTCCTTATCTGAAG GGAAAGGCGAAGGGCGCCCTCGTGTGACGAGGTCAGAGGTCGCCTGCGACAGCGGTTTTGATGAGTTCTGCATGAACAACGGCAAGTGCATGTTCCTGGTGGACTTGAACGAGCGCCACTGCCA GTGTGACATCGGCTTCTCTGGTCCCAGGTGTATCAACCCCGACATGGTCCGTCAAAAAATGGCAGGGGAGGAAATCGTTTTGATCGTTTTCTGCGTGGGTTTGCTGTTGATAGGTCTGGCTGGAGCGTTGTACTTCTTCTTTAAGTG gtacaagaaaaacaaattcccACGGCAGCAGAAACGGCAGGGATACAGAGGCGTCCAGTTGGTTTAA